A genomic window from Pecten maximus chromosome 6, xPecMax1.1, whole genome shotgun sequence includes:
- the LOC117328775 gene encoding sodium/glucose cotransporter 4-like has translation MAEYLGWEDYLTIGIYFVLVIGVGLWSTCRSNKGSAHGYFLAGKNMHWIPVGASIFASNIGAPMFIGIAGSAAASGIAVIIYEWIAVYFLVLLGWIFVPVYTSCGAFTTPGYLRKRYGGKRIRIYSSIFALIGFVLFNISIEIYSGGVFLKQLLGWNMYLCVVIILFVTAVYTIVGGLTSVIYTDTLQTVVLISGSIVLFVLSYSEVGGWDGLQDKYMKAAANETLINATLYGCGLPREDSFTILRSPLTGDIPWTGSIFGLSTLGLYVWCHDQLIVQRCLAAKSISHAKAGSLLGACLKILPFFLYLIPGMVSRILYPEEVACADPETCSRVCGNPAGCSNMAYPLMVLRFLPSGLRGLMLAALIAALMSSMTSILNSASSIVTLDIWCVARKRASEMELMIVGRITVLVLVATSILWLPILEKVQGGMFWFYMQSIRSYLIPPWCILFMLGVFWKRTTEAGGFWGLILSLVVGIVRMVLDFTFTSPLCGSGKPDERPSVIANVDFLHFAIILAVFTTICMVVISLQTEPRPGRKLRRVTWWTRHDKQLPDPDTDEEEEEESQNEPRERGRMIDSNQIEEETIGDNTFGIQLPESEATANRCKTVCMKWICGTTGENANQSAWEAEDIRKQQEKDQSLDENPFWRRVLNISAVIIIITTTVLIAYFN, from the exons ATGGCGGAATACCTGGGATGGGAGGACTATTTAACGATTGGGATCTATTTCGTGCTAGTTATTGGTGTCGGACTATGG tctacCTGTCGTTCTAACAAAGGGAGCGCACATGGCTATTTTTTGGCGGGAAAGAACATGCACTGGATACCA GTTGGGGCCTCCATATTCGCTAGTAACATTGGAGCGCCGATGTTTATTGGAATTGCAGGCTCCGCCGCTGCCTCAGGGATTGCCGTCATCATTTACGAGTGGATA GCAGTGTACTTCCTTGTTTTACTAGGATGGATATTTGTACCGGTGTACACATCATGTGGG GCTTTTACAACACCGGGGTACCTGAGGAAAAGATATGGAGGAAAACGGATAAGAATCTACTCGTCCATATTTGCTCTTATTGGATTCGTTCTGTTCAATATATCC ATTGAGATTTACTCCGGCGGGGTGTTCCTGAAGCAATTGTTAGGCTGGAACATGTATCTGTGTGTAGTCATCATTCTTTTTGTGACAGCGGTGTACACTATTGTAG GTGGTCTGACGTCCGTTATTTATACCGATACCCTTCAAACGGTGGTCCTGATATCCGGGTCTATAGTGCTTTTTGTCCTGT CATACTCTGAGGTTGGAGGTTGGGACGggttacaggataaatacatgAAAGCCGCCGCTAATGAAACATTAATAAATGCAACCTTATACGGTTGTGGTCTCCCTAGGGAGGACTCGTTTACCATCCTACGGAGTCCACTGACGGGAGATATACCATGGACAGGGTCGATATTTGGGTTATCTACCCTTGGCTTGTACGTCTGGTGTCACGACCAG TTGATTGTGCAAAGATGTTTAGCAGCCAAGTCCATATCACACGCCAAGGCCGGCTCCTTATTGGGTGCTTGCCTTAAGATACTGCCCTTCTTTTTGTACCTCATACCAGGAATGGTTAGCAGAATTTTATACCCAG AGGAAGTAGCGTGTGCTGATCCGGAAACGTGCAGTAGAGTTTGTGGTAATCCTGCTGGCTGTTCCAATATGGCTTATCCATTGATGGTATTGCGATTTCTCCCTTCGG GACTTCGTGGATTGATGTTGGCTGCCCTGATCGCTGCTCTGATGAGTTCAATGACGTCTATCCTAAATAGTGCCAGTTCCATAGTGACGTTGGATATCTGGTGCGTCGCACGAAAGAGGGCTTCAGAAATGGAACTGATGATAGTGGGGAGGATAACTGTGCTTGTGTTGGTAGCCACCAGCATTTTGTGGTTGCCTATCCTTGAGAAGGTCCAGGGTGGAATGTTCTGGTTTTATATGCAGTCTATCCGTTCCTATCTAATACCACCTTGGTGTATTTTATTTATGCTTGGGGTTTTCTGGAAAAGGACTACAGAGGCG GGCGGATTCTGGGGACTGATTTTGAGTCTTGTAGTAGGGATTGTTCGGATGGTGTTGGACTTTACGTTTACTTCGCCTTTGTGTGGGAGTGGCAAGCCAGACGAACGACCTTCAGTGATTGCTAACGTCGACTTCCTTCATTTTGCAATAATTTTAGCTGTGTTTACAACTATATGTATGGTAGTCATTAGCCTTCAAACAGAGCCGCGTCCTGGCAGAAAG CTGAGACGAGTAACATGGTGGACCCGTCACGACAAACAACTGCCAGATCCTGACACTGACGAGGAAGAGGAGGAAGAAAGCCAGAACGAACCGAGAGAAAGGGGACGAATGATAGATTCGAACCAGATAGAAGAGGAAACAATTGGCGATAATACGTTTGGAATACAACTACCTGAATCTGAAG CCACAGCTAACAGATGTAAAACAGTCTGTATGAAGTGGATATGTGGGACTACAGGAGAAAATGCTAACCAAAGTGCCTGGGAAGCGGAGGACATACGCAAACAACAAGAGAAAGATCAGTCGCTAGACGAAAACCCTTTTTGGAGACGTGTTTTAAATATATCTGCCGTGATTattattatcaccacaacagtTCTTATtgcatatttcaattaa
- the LOC117328779 gene encoding sodium/glucose cotransporter 4-like — protein sequence MTETLGWGDYLTIGIYFAVVIVVGILSTCRPNRGSSQGYFLAGKDMHWIPIGASIYASNIGAPMFIGLAGSAAASGLAVTIYEWHAAFFLIALGWIFVPVYVSCGVGIIGFY from the exons ATGACGGAAACACTTGGCTGGGGAGACTACCTGACAATCGGCATATACTTCGCAGTTGTGATAGTCGTAGGGATCCTG TCAACATGCCGCCCAAACAGAGGAAGTTCACAGGGCTATTTCCTAGCCGGAAAAGACATGCACTGGATACCA ATTGGAGCATCCATATATGCCAGTAACATTGGCGCCCCGATGTTTATAGGTCTAGCAGGTTCAGCAGCAGCCTCCGGACTAGCCGTCACCATTTACGAATGGCAT GCTGCCTTCTTCCTCATCGCTCTGGGCTGGATATTTGTGCCCGTGTACGTGTCCTGTGGGGTAGGTATTATTGGCTTTTATTAA
- the LOC117328776 gene encoding sodium/glucose cotransporter 4-like: MTETLGWGDYLTIVIYFAIVIVVGIWSTCRPNRGSSQGYFLAGKNMNWIPVGASLYASNIGAPIFVGLSGSAAASGIAVSIYEWHAVFFLVALGWIFVPVYVSCGSFTTPQYLRKRYGGKRIRTYAAVISLLGYIIFNISAEIFAGAMFLQQLLGWNLYLNVAVILFVTALYTIVGGLAAVIYTDTLQTVILLIGAAILFVTSWLDVGGWGALQEKYMMSAANYTFNNTQYSCGLPREDSFHIVRDAVTGDIPWPGALLGLSTLGMYVWCQDQLMVQRCLSAKNMNHSKGGALLGGFLKLTSFILFVIPGMVSRIKYPEEVACADPDKCFEICQNRAGCSNLAYPLLVLRLLPEGIRGLMLAALLAALMSSLTSILNSASSIITLDVWRMYRKKAKDTELMIVGRVTVLVLVVTSILWLPVMEKVQGGQFWAYMQSIRSYITPPWFILFVLGVFWKRTTEAGAFWGLNVCLVIGIIRMVLDFVYTPPNCGSGEPDTRPFIVRKVNFLHFATILAVISTIVMIVISLLTEPRPERKLRRVTFWTRNDPLEPELDSEDEEIDEEEKRIEVGEEDTAPNEPIENPMGAVGNIKRYCYNWVCGTTDKPKRKLTLEQRRALRAKLTSLHQKKIWRIILNTGAIVVTTITVFVLGVFY, translated from the exons ATGACGGAAACACTTGGCTGGGGAGACTACCTGACAATCGTCATATACTTTGCCATTGTGATAGTCGTAGGGATTTGG TCAACATGCAGACCAAACAGAGGAAGTTCCCAGGGCTATTTCCTAGCCGGAAAAAACATGAACTGGATACCG GTGGGAGCGTCATTATATGCCAGCAACATAGGCGCCCCGATTTTTGTAGGCTTATCAGGTTCCGCCGCAGCCTCCGGAATAGCCGTCAGCATTTATGAATGGCAC GCTGTGTTTTTCCTCGTCGCTCTTGGCTGGATATTTGTGCCCGTGTATGTGTCCTGCGGG TCGTTTACTACTCCCCAATATTTGCGGAAGCGGTATGGGGGAAAGAGGATAAGAACCTACGCCGCCGTTATATCACTACTCGGATATATCATCTTTAATATATCG GCTGAGATATTCGCAGGCGCAATGTTCTTACAGCAACTCCTCGGTTGGAATCTCTACTTAAATGTAGCTGTAATACTTTTTGTGACCGCACTCTACACCATTGTCG GTGGCCTTGCTGCTGTCATCTACACCGATACATTACAAACAGTTATTCTTCTTATCGGTGCTGCCATTCTCTTTGTTACGT CCTGGTTAGATGTTGGAGGCTGGGGAGCATTGCAGGAAAAGTATATGATGTCGGCGGCAAACTACACCTTCAATAACACGCAATACTCCTGTGGGTTACCCCGAGAGGATTCATTCCATATCGTACGTGACGCTGTCACGGGTGACATCCCCTGGCCAGGGGCTCTACTGGGACTGTCTACCTTAGGCATGTACGTCTGGTGTCAGGATCAG CTCATGGTACAAAGATGCTTATCAGCCAAGAACATGAACCACTCCAAAGGCGGAGCGTTACTCGGTGGTTTCCTGAAACTGACGTCTTTCATACTTTTCGTTATTCCTGGGATGGTCAGTCGGATTAAATACCCTG AGGAAGTCGCATGTGCGGATCCTGACAAATGTTTTGAGATCTGTCAGAACAGGGCTGGGTGTTCTAATCTCGCCTATCCTCTACTTGTCCTGCGTCTTCTGCCAGAAG GTATTCGGGGCCTGATGTTGGCGGCGTTACTTGCGGCGCTGATGAGTTCCCTGACGTCGATATTGAACAGTGCGAGTAGTATAATTACGTTAGACGTTTGGCGCATGTACCGGAAGAAGGCCAAGGATACAGAGCTGATGATAGTCGGTCGGGTTACAGTGCTGGTTCTTGTCGTCACCAGTATACTGTGGCTTCCGGTCATGGAGAAGGTCCAAGGAGGACAGTTCTGGGCCTACATGCAGTCTATCAGAAGCTATATCACCCCTCCATGGTTTATACTATTTGTTCTCGGAGTATTCTGGAAACGGACTACGGAAGCG GGGGCGTTCTGGGGACTTAACGTATGTTTAGTGATCGGAATCATTAGAATGGTACTGGACTTTGTGTACACGCCGCCGAACTGTGGCAGTGGGGAACCTGACACTAGACCCTTTATCGTCAGAAAAGTCAACTTTCTCCATTTCGCCACCATCTTGGCCGTCATCTCTACCATCGTCATGATTGTAATAAGCCTTTTAACTGAACCACGGCCAGAACGGAAG TTGCGTCGTGTCACGTTTTGGACAAGAAATGATCCTTTAGAACCGGAGTTAGACTCTGAGGATGAAGAAATTGACGAAGAGGAAAAGAGGATAGAAGTGGGTGAAGAAGATACCGCGCCGAATGAGCCAATAGAGAATCCAATGg GAGCTGTGGGTAATATCAAAAGGTACTGCTATAACTGGGTGTGTGGGACAACAGACAAACCTAAACGGAAACTTACGCTGGAACAAAGACGTGCCCTGAGAGCAAAATTAACCTCTTTACACCAGAAAAAAATATGGCGTATTATATTGAATACAGGGGCAATAGTAGTAACCACAATCACTGTATTTGTCTTAGGCGTCTTCTATTGA
- the LOC117328777 gene encoding uncharacterized protein LOC117328777 — translation MARDAVLGFMIYTIVCLQHVSFSQVCDTQTLELQVKKEHRELEFPGYQNASIYADHCQWRLTTEDQDYTIEVTMQSVFISNKRNCSMSSLSLYDGYGPTDYLLRQECSNRTERMVVNSSNEYVYIVWLLPAGLTSSNTFTLTYAALENEGKTHTFTKTSLAGVIAGVILFVVFTLSIVGAIICCFRNRSQMQRRNLRLHDSYINDS, via the exons ATGGCGAGAGACGCGGTATTAggttttatgatatatactatCGTCTGTCTTCAGCATGTGTCTT TCAGTCAGGTTTGTGATACACAGACATTGGAACTACAAGTGAAGAAGGAACACAGAGAACTTGAATTCCCAGGATACCAGAATGCgtctatata CGCTGACCACTGCCAGTGGCGACTGACCACGGAGGATCAGGACTATACTATAGAGGTGACAATGCAGTCAGTTTTCATCAGCAATAAACGCAACTGCTCCATGTCAAGTCTCAGTCTATATGACG GATACGGTCCCACAGATTACCTTCTTCGACAGGAGTGCAGCAACAGGACAGAAAGGATGGTTGTCAATAGTTCAAACGAGTACGTGTACATCGTCTGGTTGCTGCCAGCAGGATTGACGTCATCCAACACATTTACACTGACATACGCCGCTCTGGAGAACG AGGGTAAGACGCACACATTTACGAAAACAAGTCTAGCTGGTGTGATCGCCGGAGTTATCCTGTTCGTGGTCTTCACATTATCAATCGTCGGGGCTATCATATGTTGTTTTAGAAACAGATCACAGATGCAGAGAAGAAATCTACGACTGCACGATAGTTACATAAATGATAGTTAA